One window of the Streptomyces sp. NBC_00259 genome contains the following:
- a CDS encoding FAD-binding oxidoreductase gives MSPYDDDLPVPVTGWGRTAPSAALLVRPRTFDDAAAAVRRCGARGAIARGLGRAYGDAAQNAGGAVLDMTGLDRIRTIDAEAGVVVCDAGVSLHRLMEVLLPLGWFVPVTPGTRHVTVGGAIGADIHGKNHHVSGSFSRHVLSLELLTADGELRTVLPGTELFDATAGGMGLTGIVLSATVRLHRVETSLMSVDTERAADLDDLMARLTGTDDRYRYSVAWIDLLARGAATGRSVLTRGEHAPLDALPRRARRRPLGFRPLRLPPAPALVPEGLLGRASVTVFNELWYRRAPRRRTGELQSIPAFFHPLDGVPHWNRIYGRSGFVQYQFVVGHGQEEALRAIVGRIARQGCPSFLAVLKRFGEGDPGWLSFPMPGWTLALDLPAGLPGLGVFLDELDDVVAGAGGRVYLAKDSRLRPELLAAMYPGLDRFRALRARLDPRGVFVSDLSRRLSL, from the coding sequence ATGTCCCCCTACGACGACGACCTGCCGGTGCCGGTGACCGGCTGGGGCCGTACCGCGCCCTCGGCGGCGCTGCTGGTCCGTCCCCGTACCTTCGACGACGCCGCCGCGGCCGTACGCCGCTGCGGGGCACGCGGCGCCATCGCGCGCGGACTGGGCCGGGCGTACGGGGACGCGGCGCAGAACGCGGGCGGCGCCGTCCTCGACATGACCGGCCTGGACCGGATTCGCACCATCGACGCGGAGGCGGGCGTCGTCGTCTGCGACGCGGGGGTCAGCCTGCACCGGCTGATGGAGGTGCTGCTGCCGCTCGGCTGGTTCGTCCCGGTCACGCCCGGGACCCGCCATGTGACGGTGGGCGGAGCCATCGGCGCCGACATCCACGGCAAGAACCACCATGTCTCGGGCTCGTTCTCCCGCCACGTGCTCTCGCTGGAGCTGCTCACGGCCGACGGTGAGCTGCGTACGGTGCTCCCCGGCACCGAGCTGTTCGACGCGACCGCGGGCGGCATGGGCCTGACCGGGATCGTCCTCTCCGCCACCGTCCGGCTGCACCGGGTCGAGACGTCGCTGATGTCCGTGGACACCGAACGCGCCGCCGACCTCGACGACTTGATGGCGCGGCTGACCGGGACCGACGACCGCTACCGCTACTCGGTGGCCTGGATCGACCTGCTCGCCCGCGGCGCGGCGACCGGGCGCTCGGTCCTCACCCGCGGGGAGCACGCGCCCCTCGACGCGCTCCCGCGGCGCGCTCGGCGCCGGCCGCTGGGGTTCCGGCCCCTGCGCCTTCCCCCGGCGCCCGCGCTCGTCCCGGAGGGACTGCTCGGCCGCGCCTCCGTGACCGTGTTCAACGAGCTCTGGTACCGCCGGGCGCCGCGTCGCCGCACGGGCGAACTCCAGTCGATCCCCGCCTTCTTCCATCCGCTGGACGGCGTCCCGCACTGGAACCGGATCTACGGGCGCAGCGGCTTCGTCCAGTACCAGTTCGTGGTCGGGCACGGGCAGGAGGAGGCGCTGCGCGCGATCGTGGGGCGCATCGCCCGCCAGGGCTGCCCGTCGTTCCTCGCCGTGCTGAAGCGCTTCGGCGAGGGCGACCCGGGCTGGCTGTCGTTCCCGATGCCCGGCTGGACGCTCGCCCTGGACCTGCCGGCCGGACTGCCGGGGCTCGGCGTGTTCCTGGACGAACTCGACGACGTGGTGGCGGGGGCGGGCGGGCGGGTCTATCTGGCCAAGGACTCCCGGCTGCGGCCGGAACTGCTGGCGGCGATGTATCCCGGGCTCGACCGGTTCCGTGCCCTGCGGGCCCGGCTGGACCCTAGGGGAGTGTTCGTGTCCGATCTCTCCCGCCGTCTCTCGCTGTGA
- a CDS encoding decaprenylphospho-beta-D-erythro-pentofuranosid-2-ulose 2-reductase, with translation MKDAFGTPQSLLVLGGTSEIGLATARRLVARRTRTVWLAGRPSPALESAADGLRELGADVRTVAFDALDPSLHEEVLGKIFAEGDIDMVLLAFGVLGDQAHDEARPLAAVRVAQTNYTGAVSSGLICAGALQTQGHGSLVVLSSVAGERARRANFIYGSSKAGLDAFTQGLGDALHGTGVHVMVVRPGFVRSKMTAGLAEAPLATTPEHVALAIEKGLRRRAETVWVPGALRVVMSALRHVPRPLFRRLPV, from the coding sequence ATGAAGGACGCATTCGGCACCCCGCAGTCCCTGCTCGTCCTCGGCGGCACGTCGGAGATCGGCCTGGCGACGGCGCGCCGGCTGGTGGCCCGCCGTACCCGTACGGTCTGGCTGGCGGGCCGCCCCTCCCCCGCGCTGGAGTCCGCCGCCGACGGCCTGCGCGAACTGGGCGCGGACGTACGCACCGTCGCCTTCGACGCGCTGGATCCCAGCCTGCACGAGGAGGTCCTCGGCAAGATCTTCGCCGAGGGCGACATCGACATGGTGCTGCTCGCCTTCGGTGTCCTCGGCGACCAGGCCCACGACGAGGCCAGACCGCTCGCGGCGGTCCGGGTCGCCCAGACGAACTACACCGGAGCCGTCTCCTCCGGGCTGATCTGCGCGGGCGCCCTGCAGACGCAGGGCCACGGCTCGCTGGTCGTGCTGTCGTCGGTGGCGGGCGAGCGCGCCCGCCGGGCCAACTTCATCTACGGATCCAGCAAGGCGGGACTCGACGCGTTCACCCAGGGCCTCGGTGACGCCCTGCACGGCACGGGGGTGCATGTGATGGTCGTCAGGCCCGGGTTCGTCCGGTCGAAGATGACGGCCGGGCTGGCCGAGGCACCGCTGGCCACGACGCCGGAGCACGTCGCCCTGGCGATCGAGAAGGGTCTGCGGCGGCGCGCCGAGACTGTGTGGGTGCCGGGGGCGCTGCGGGTGGTGATGTCGGCGCTGCGGCATGTGCCACGGCCGCTGTTCCGCCGTCTCCCGGTCTAG
- a CDS encoding phosphatase PAP2 family protein: protein MREADGTRRPGVEHRLLTVLRGFGTEPRVAAAARALSHTGEHATLWIAAGLAGAAADPERRRGWLRGTVLICAAHVTSIGVKRVVRRPRPRLPVGEPLVRTLGRHSFPSSHAASAAAAAVAFGTLRPAVRRLVRPLAAAMCVSRLVAGVHYPTDVLAGAALGGLMAHRGAGWLRAGRATTRDGAGGRGHV, encoded by the coding sequence ATGCGAGAGGCCGACGGGACACGACGGCCGGGCGTCGAGCACCGGCTGCTGACGGTGTTGCGCGGCTTCGGCACGGAGCCACGGGTGGCCGCGGCGGCCCGCGCGCTCTCGCACACCGGCGAGCACGCCACGCTGTGGATCGCCGCCGGCCTCGCGGGCGCCGCGGCCGACCCCGAGCGGCGCCGCGGCTGGCTGCGCGGCACCGTGCTGATCTGCGCGGCCCACGTGACCAGCATCGGCGTCAAGCGGGTCGTACGCCGCCCCCGCCCCCGACTGCCGGTGGGCGAACCGCTCGTACGCACCCTGGGCCGGCACTCCTTCCCCAGCTCGCACGCCGCCTCTGCGGCCGCGGCCGCCGTGGCCTTCGGCACGCTCCGCCCGGCGGTCCGCCGGCTCGTGCGACCACTGGCCGCCGCGATGTGCGTCTCCCGGCTGGTCGCCGGCGTCCACTACCCGACCGACGTCCTCGCCGGCGCGGCCCTCGGCGGCCTCATGGCCCACCGGGGCGCGGGATGGCTACGGGCCGGCCGGGCCACGACGCGGGATGGAGCCGGAGGCCGCGGACATGTCTGA
- a CDS encoding 2'-5' RNA ligase family protein: MGTVTLGVSIAVPEPYGSLLQERRAGFGDAAAHGIPTHVTLLPPTEADASALPVVEAHLTRVAAAGRAFPMRLSGTGTFRPDSPVVFVKVAEGGAACTQLQQRVRDASGPLVRELQWPYHPHVTVAHGIAEEAMDRAYEELAGYEAEWTCTSFALYEQGADGIWRKLREYAFGGGPAVPSLPAQSTPVDEPAATPY; the protein is encoded by the coding sequence GTGGGGACCGTAACGCTCGGCGTTTCGATCGCGGTCCCGGAGCCCTACGGCAGCCTGCTCCAGGAGCGGCGCGCGGGCTTCGGGGATGCCGCCGCGCACGGCATCCCCACGCATGTCACCCTCCTGCCGCCGACCGAGGCCGACGCGTCGGCCCTGCCTGTGGTCGAGGCGCACCTCACGCGGGTCGCGGCGGCGGGCCGCGCCTTCCCGATGAGGCTGTCCGGCACCGGTACGTTCCGCCCGGACTCGCCGGTCGTCTTCGTCAAGGTGGCCGAGGGCGGGGCGGCCTGCACCCAGCTCCAGCAGCGGGTGCGGGACGCGTCCGGCCCGCTCGTGCGCGAGCTGCAGTGGCCGTACCACCCGCATGTGACCGTCGCGCACGGCATCGCCGAGGAGGCGATGGACCGGGCCTACGAGGAGCTGGCCGGGTACGAGGCGGAGTGGACCTGCACGTCCTTCGCGCTGTACGAGCAGGGCGCGGACGGGATCTGGCGCAAGCTCCGTGAGTACGCGTTCGGCGGCGGCCCCGCCGTGCCGAGCCTCCCGGCGCAGAGCACCCCCGTGGACGAGCCGGCCGCGACCCCGTACTGA